The following proteins are co-located in the Spinactinospora alkalitolerans genome:
- the benA gene encoding benzoate 1,2-dioxygenase large subunit — MTETLDSVRSLLSDALIEDEENGRYQIRRSVFTDEEIFELEMKYIFEGNWVYLAHDSQIPDVGDYFTTHIGRQPVVITRGKDGGLNALINACSHRGAMLCRRKTDNRTTFTCPFHGWTFSNAGKLLKVKDARTGGYPEQFNKEGSHDLTRVARFESYRGFLFGSLNPDVGPLAEHLGDTREILDMLVDQSPEGLEVLRGSSTYTYDGNWKLQAENGADGYHVSSTHWNYAATTARRTVGESTNETKAMDAGTWGKQGGGYYSFDHGHLLLWMWWGNPQDRPLYPRRRELAAEFGEKKAEFMVGASRNLCLYPNVYIMDQFSSQIRHFRPISVDKTEVTIYCIAPKGENAESRANRIRQYEDFFNATGMATPDDLEEFRSCQKTYHATTAPWNDLSRGAAHQLNGPDETARGIGLDNVLSSGSRTEDEGLYPIQHGYWRDQMLRALAAEAAQGLAGDPDHR, encoded by the coding sequence ATGACCGAGACGTTGGACAGCGTCCGCAGCCTCCTGTCGGACGCCCTCATCGAGGATGAGGAGAACGGTCGGTACCAGATCCGCCGATCGGTCTTCACCGACGAGGAGATCTTCGAGCTGGAGATGAAGTACATCTTCGAGGGCAATTGGGTCTATCTCGCCCACGACAGCCAGATCCCGGACGTCGGCGACTACTTCACCACCCATATCGGCCGCCAGCCGGTCGTCATCACGCGCGGCAAGGACGGCGGGCTCAACGCGCTCATCAACGCGTGCAGCCACCGGGGCGCGATGCTCTGCCGCCGCAAGACCGACAACCGCACCACGTTCACGTGCCCCTTCCACGGTTGGACGTTCAGCAACGCCGGCAAACTCCTCAAGGTCAAGGACGCGCGGACGGGTGGGTACCCGGAGCAGTTCAACAAGGAGGGTTCGCACGACCTGACGAGGGTCGCCCGTTTCGAGAGCTACCGGGGATTCCTCTTCGGCAGCCTCAATCCGGACGTCGGACCGCTGGCCGAGCACCTCGGCGACACCCGCGAGATCCTGGACATGCTCGTCGACCAGTCCCCCGAGGGACTTGAGGTACTGCGCGGCTCATCCACCTACACCTACGACGGCAACTGGAAGCTGCAAGCCGAGAACGGCGCCGACGGCTACCACGTCTCCTCGACGCACTGGAACTACGCCGCCACCACGGCCCGCCGCACCGTCGGCGAGTCCACGAACGAGACCAAGGCGATGGACGCCGGCACCTGGGGCAAGCAGGGCGGCGGCTACTACTCCTTCGACCACGGCCACCTGCTGCTGTGGATGTGGTGGGGCAACCCTCAGGACCGTCCGCTCTACCCCCGCAGGAGAGAACTGGCGGCGGAGTTCGGCGAGAAGAAGGCCGAATTCATGGTGGGCGCGTCGCGCAATCTGTGCCTTTACCCCAACGTCTACATCATGGACCAGTTCTCCAGCCAGATCCGTCATTTCCGCCCGATCTCGGTGGACAAGACGGAGGTCACGATCTACTGCATCGCCCCGAAGGGCGAGAACGCCGAGTCGCGCGCGAACCGCATCCGGCAGTACGAGGACTTCTTCAACGCCACGGGCATGGCGACACCGGACGACCTGGAGGAGTTCCGGTCCTGCCAAAAGACCTACCACGCCACGACCGCACCGTGGAACGACCTGAGCCGCGGCGCCGCTCACCAGCTCAACGGGCCGGACGAGACCGCGCGCGGCATCGGTCTCGACAACGTCCTCTCCAGCGGGTCCAGGACCGAGGACGAGGGCCTGTACCCGATCCAGCACGGCTACTGGCGCGACCAGATGCTCAGGGCTCTGGCGGCCGAGGCCGCCCAAGGGCTCGCCGGCGATCCCGACCACCGCTGA
- a CDS encoding 1,6-dihydroxycyclohexa-2,4-diene-1-carboxylate dehydrogenase: MSAVLSPGRFSGRVVVLTGAAQGIGRTVAHRVAAEDGEAVLIDRSDLVHEVAEEIRDTGGAAHALTADLEQFEGAERSIDEAHALHGRIDVLVNTVGGTIWAKPYEHYTPDQIRAEVQRSLFPTLWTCRAVLPHMIDARGGTIVNVSSVATRGINRVPYAASKGGVNAITASLALEAAPHGVRVVATAPGGTEAPARRIPRGPGADTDQERAWYRQIVEQTVGSSLMKRYGTLDEQAAAICFLASDEASYITGTVLPVAGGDLG, from the coding sequence ATGAGCGCGGTGCTCTCTCCCGGTCGGTTCTCCGGCCGAGTCGTGGTCCTGACCGGCGCCGCCCAGGGGATCGGCCGGACGGTGGCCCACCGGGTCGCCGCAGAGGACGGCGAGGCGGTCCTCATCGACCGGTCCGACCTCGTTCACGAGGTGGCGGAGGAGATCCGGGACACCGGTGGCGCCGCGCACGCCCTCACCGCCGACCTCGAACAGTTCGAGGGGGCCGAGCGGTCGATCGACGAGGCCCACGCCCTGCACGGTCGGATCGACGTGCTCGTCAACACCGTCGGCGGCACGATCTGGGCCAAGCCCTACGAGCACTACACGCCGGACCAGATCCGGGCGGAGGTGCAGCGGTCGCTGTTCCCGACGCTGTGGACCTGCAGGGCGGTCCTTCCCCATATGATCGACGCGCGGGGCGGAACCATCGTCAACGTCTCCTCGGTCGCGACCCGCGGGATCAACCGCGTCCCCTACGCGGCCTCGAAGGGCGGCGTCAACGCCATCACCGCATCCCTCGCCCTGGAGGCCGCCCCCCACGGGGTCCGTGTCGTGGCGACCGCGCCGGGCGGCACCGAAGCGCCGGCTCGACGCATCCCCCGCGGCCCCGGCGCCGACACCGACCAGGAGAGGGCCTGGTACCGGCAGATCGTGGAGCAGACGGTCGGCTCCTCCCTCATGAAGCGGTACGGCACCCTTGACGAGCAGGCCGCCGCCATCTGCTTCCTCGCCTCGGACGAGGCCTCCTACATCACCGGCACGGTGCTTCCCGTGGCCGGCGGTGATCTCGGCTGA
- the benC gene encoding benzoate 1,2-dioxygenase electron transfer component BenC — translation MSHQVALSFEDGVTRFIKCNPMETVADAAYRARINIPFDCRDGACGTCKAYCERGDFDGGDYIEDALTEDEAENGYCLPCQMTPESDLVLQIATTSDVAKTAAGSHTGTITEIRRHSGTAVGFTMEVDNRDELVFLPGQYVNITVPGIGATRSYSFSSGPSIRQVSFLVRITEGGLMSEYLRDRAQKGDRLEFTGPMGSFFLREQSRPALLLAGGTGLAPLLSILEKMRESPAEHPVHMIYGVSTDDDLVELEALDRYAAELPGFTYSYCVSDEASSAPDKGYVMSLMAPEHLNGGDVDVYLCGPPGMVEAVRQHLNAEGITPANFYFEKFNLAAAPTEGVRDVPPEPESEVTGESVAEAAGRAAEPAPYDIIVNHAQHAKDTMRAAIRKEGSR, via the coding sequence ATGTCACATCAAGTAGCACTGAGCTTCGAGGACGGCGTCACCCGCTTCATCAAGTGCAACCCGATGGAGACGGTGGCCGACGCCGCCTACCGAGCACGCATCAACATCCCGTTCGACTGCCGAGACGGCGCCTGCGGCACGTGCAAGGCGTACTGCGAGCGCGGCGACTTCGACGGCGGCGACTACATCGAGGACGCCCTGACCGAAGACGAGGCCGAAAACGGGTACTGCCTGCCCTGCCAGATGACGCCGGAGAGCGACCTCGTCCTGCAGATCGCCACCACATCGGATGTCGCCAAGACCGCCGCCGGCTCCCACACGGGCACGATCACCGAGATCCGGCGCCATTCCGGCACGGCGGTCGGCTTCACCATGGAGGTCGACAACAGGGACGAGCTGGTCTTCCTCCCCGGCCAGTACGTCAACATCACGGTTCCGGGCATCGGCGCGACCCGGTCCTACTCCTTCAGCTCGGGTCCGTCGATCCGACAGGTGTCCTTCCTGGTGCGCATCACCGAAGGCGGGCTCATGTCCGAGTACCTGCGCGACCGCGCGCAGAAGGGCGACCGGCTGGAGTTCACCGGGCCGATGGGGAGCTTCTTCCTCCGCGAGCAGAGCCGACCGGCGCTCCTGCTCGCCGGCGGCACGGGACTCGCGCCGCTGCTGTCGATCCTGGAGAAGATGAGGGAATCCCCCGCCGAGCACCCCGTCCACATGATCTACGGCGTGTCCACCGACGACGATCTCGTCGAGCTGGAGGCCCTGGACCGGTATGCGGCGGAGCTGCCGGGCTTCACCTACTCCTACTGCGTCTCCGACGAGGCGAGCTCGGCGCCCGACAAGGGCTACGTGATGAGCCTCATGGCCCCCGAGCACCTCAACGGCGGCGACGTCGACGTCTACCTCTGCGGGCCTCCCGGGATGGTCGAGGCGGTGCGTCAGCACCTCAACGCCGAGGGAATCACACCGGCGAACTTCTACTTCGAGAAGTTCAACCTCGCCGCAGCCCCGACCGAGGGCGTGAGGGACGTCCCGCCCGAGCCCGAGAGCGAGGTGACCGGCGAGTCGGTGGCCGAGGCCGCCGGAAGGGCGGCCGAACCGGCCCCGTACGACATCATCGTGAACCACGCGCAGCACGCGAAGGACACGATGCGCGCGGCCATCAGGAAGGAGGGCTCCCGATGA
- the catA gene encoding catechol 1,2-dioxygenase codes for MTTAEGPTAAKSGSAATDKFKSERVTADTSPERLAAIAKDALDALNEVILKHEVSYPEYRVFKQWLIDVGEGGEWPLFLDVFVEHSVEEVLARSRKGTKGSIEGPYYVPGAPELPARCTMPMREEDEKATPLVFSGQVTDLDGNGLGGAEIELWHADEQGYYSQFAPHLPEWNLRGTIITDAEGRYEITTIQPAPYKIPTDGPTGRFIEAQNGHPWRPAHLHLLVSHPGKASITTQLYFKGGEWVDDDVASATKPDLILDPHKGEDGRNRVVYNFALDPED; via the coding sequence ATGACCACCGCCGAAGGCCCTACCGCCGCCAAATCGGGCAGCGCCGCCACGGACAAGTTCAAGTCGGAACGCGTCACCGCCGACACCTCGCCCGAGCGCCTCGCCGCCATCGCGAAGGACGCCTTGGACGCCCTCAACGAGGTGATCCTCAAGCACGAGGTCAGCTATCCCGAGTACCGGGTGTTCAAGCAGTGGCTCATCGACGTCGGCGAGGGCGGCGAGTGGCCGTTGTTCCTCGACGTGTTCGTCGAGCACTCCGTGGAGGAGGTGCTCGCCCGGTCGCGCAAGGGCACGAAGGGCAGTATCGAGGGCCCCTACTACGTACCCGGCGCCCCCGAACTCCCGGCGAGGTGCACCATGCCGATGCGCGAAGAGGACGAGAAGGCCACGCCCCTGGTGTTCTCCGGCCAGGTCACCGACCTGGACGGCAACGGCCTGGGCGGCGCCGAGATCGAGCTGTGGCACGCCGACGAGCAGGGCTACTACTCGCAGTTCGCCCCGCACCTGCCCGAATGGAACCTGCGCGGCACCATCATCACCGACGCGGAGGGCCGCTACGAGATCACCACCATCCAACCGGCGCCCTACAAGATCCCCACCGACGGACCGACGGGGCGGTTCATCGAGGCGCAGAACGGCCACCCGTGGCGTCCGGCACACCTGCACCTGCTGGTGTCGCACCCGGGCAAGGCGTCCATCACCACCCAGCTGTACTTCAAGGGCGGTGAATGGGTGGACGACGACGTCGCCTCAGCCACCAAGCCGGATCTGATCCTCGACCCGCACAAGGGTGAGGACGGCAGGAATCGCGTCGTCTACAACTTCGCCCTCGACCCCGAAGACTGA
- a CDS encoding ATP-binding cassette domain-containing protein: MSMTTRTDTRSPAPHAADSHDLIRLHGARVNNLKDVSVEIPKRRLTVFTGVSGSGKSSLVFSTIAAESQRMINETYSTFVQGFMPTLARPEVDVLEGLTTAIIVDQQRMGADPRSTVGTATDANAMLRILFSRLGQPHIGSPSAFAFNVASVRASGAITVERGAGKTKAVKQTFTRTGGMCPRCEGRGTVSDIDLTQLYDDSKSLAEGAFTIPGWKSDSFWTVRVYAESGFVDPNKPIRKYTKKELRDFLYGEPTKVKVDGVNLTYEGLIPKVQKSFLSKDPDALQPHIRAFVDRAVTFTACPECGGTRLSEAARSSRIGGINIADACAMQISDLAEWVRGLGEPSVAPLLAALLHTLDSFVEIGLGYLSLERPSGTLSGGEAQRVKMIRHLGSALTDVTYVFDEPTIGLHPHDIQRMNDLLLRLRDKGNTVLVVEHKPETIAIADHVVDLGPGAGTAGGTVCFEGTVEGLRAGGTITGRHFDDRASLKPTVRTPTGKLEIRGATSHNLQGVDVDIPLGVLCLVTGVAGSGKSSLIHGSVPASAGVVSIDQSAVRGSRRSNPATYTGLLDPIRKAFAKANGVKPALFSANSEGACPDCNGAGVIYTDLAMMAGVATTCEECEGKRFQASVLDHHLGGRDISEVLAMSVTEAEEFFGGGEARTPAAHAILDRLADVGLGYLSLGQPLTTLSGGERQRLKLATHMAEKGGVYVLDEPTTGLHLADVEQLLGLLDRLVDSGKSVIVIEHHQAVMAHADWIVDLGPGAGHDGGRIVFEGTPSDLVAARSTLTGEHLAAYVGT, translated from the coding sequence ATGAGCATGACCACGAGGACGGACACGCGGTCGCCTGCGCCGCACGCCGCCGACAGCCACGATCTGATCCGCCTGCATGGCGCGCGCGTGAACAACCTCAAGGACGTCAGCGTCGAGATCCCGAAGCGCCGGCTGACGGTGTTCACCGGCGTCTCCGGCTCGGGCAAGAGCTCACTGGTGTTCAGCACGATCGCCGCGGAGTCGCAGCGGATGATCAACGAGACATACAGCACCTTCGTGCAGGGCTTCATGCCGACGCTGGCGCGGCCCGAGGTCGACGTACTCGAAGGGCTGACGACCGCGATCATCGTCGACCAGCAGCGGATGGGCGCCGACCCCCGCTCCACGGTCGGCACCGCCACCGACGCCAACGCGATGCTGCGCATCCTCTTCAGCCGGCTCGGGCAGCCGCACATCGGTTCGCCCAGCGCGTTCGCCTTCAACGTCGCCTCGGTCCGGGCGAGCGGTGCGATCACGGTCGAACGCGGTGCCGGCAAGACCAAGGCCGTGAAACAGACTTTCACCCGCACCGGCGGCATGTGTCCGCGCTGCGAAGGCCGGGGCACGGTCTCCGATATCGACCTCACCCAGCTCTACGACGACTCCAAGTCGCTCGCCGAGGGCGCGTTCACCATCCCCGGCTGGAAGTCGGACAGCTTCTGGACGGTGCGGGTCTACGCCGAGTCGGGCTTCGTCGACCCGAACAAGCCGATCCGCAAGTACACCAAGAAGGAGCTCCGCGACTTCCTCTACGGGGAGCCGACCAAGGTGAAGGTCGACGGCGTCAACCTCACCTACGAGGGGCTGATCCCCAAGGTGCAGAAGTCGTTCCTCTCCAAGGATCCCGACGCGCTGCAGCCGCACATCCGGGCGTTCGTGGACCGGGCGGTCACCTTCACCGCCTGTCCCGAATGCGGTGGCACCAGGCTCAGCGAGGCGGCCCGCTCCTCGCGGATCGGCGGGATCAACATCGCCGACGCCTGCGCGATGCAGATCAGCGACCTCGCCGAATGGGTCCGCGGTCTCGGCGAGCCGTCGGTCGCACCGTTGCTCGCCGCACTGCTGCACACCCTCGACTCGTTCGTGGAGATCGGGCTGGGCTACCTCTCGCTCGAACGGCCGTCGGGCACGCTGTCGGGCGGTGAGGCGCAGCGCGTCAAGATGATCCGCCACCTCGGGTCGGCGCTCACCGACGTCACCTACGTCTTCGACGAGCCCACGATCGGGCTGCATCCGCACGACATCCAGCGGATGAACGACCTGCTGCTGCGGCTGCGGGACAAGGGCAACACGGTGCTCGTCGTGGAGCACAAGCCGGAGACGATCGCGATCGCCGACCATGTCGTCGACCTCGGCCCCGGCGCCGGTACGGCGGGCGGCACCGTCTGCTTCGAGGGCACCGTCGAGGGGCTGCGGGCCGGCGGCACCATCACCGGCCGCCATTTCGACGACCGAGCGTCGCTCAAGCCGACGGTGCGCACCCCCACCGGGAAGCTGGAGATCCGCGGCGCCACGTCCCACAACCTGCAGGGCGTCGACGTCGACATCCCGCTCGGTGTGCTCTGCCTGGTCACCGGCGTGGCGGGCTCCGGCAAGAGCTCACTGATCCACGGCTCCGTCCCCGCCTCGGCGGGCGTAGTGTCGATCGACCAGAGCGCGGTCCGCGGCTCGCGACGGAGCAATCCGGCGACGTACACCGGACTGCTCGACCCGATCCGCAAGGCGTTCGCGAAGGCCAACGGCGTGAAGCCGGCGCTGTTCAGCGCCAACTCCGAGGGCGCCTGCCCCGACTGCAACGGCGCCGGCGTCATCTACACCGACCTGGCGATGATGGCCGGCGTCGCCACCACCTGCGAGGAGTGCGAGGGGAAGCGGTTCCAGGCATCGGTGCTGGACCACCACCTCGGCGGCCGCGACATCAGCGAGGTGCTCGCGATGTCGGTGACCGAGGCCGAGGAGTTCTTCGGCGGCGGCGAGGCGCGCACGCCGGCCGCGCACGCCATCCTCGACCGGCTCGCCGACGTCGGGCTCGGCTACCTCAGCCTCGGACAGCCGCTCACTACGCTGTCCGGCGGCGAGCGGCAGCGGCTCAAGCTGGCCACCCACATGGCCGAGAAGGGCGGCGTCTACGTCCTCGACGAGCCGACCACCGGCCTCCACCTCGCCGACGTCGAGCAGCTGCTCGGCCTGCTCGACCGGCTCGTCGACTCCGGCAAGTCGGTCATCGTCATCGAGCACCATCAGGCGGTCATGGCGCACGCCGACTGGATCGTCGACCTCGGCCCCGGCGCCGGCCACGACGGCGGCCGGATCGTCTTCGAGGGCACACCCTCCGACCTCGTCGCCGCCCGCTCCACCCTCACCGGCGAGCACCTCGCGGCCTACGTCGGCACCTGA
- a CDS encoding muconate/chloromuconate family cycloisomerase yields the protein MTDLTVRSVHSVILDVPLIRPHKFATTTAEVQPILLVSVTTAAGAVGHGEGVVPGGPWWGGESVETMKVLIDRYMTPLVIGRRVDEIPRIMADLERVVANARFAKAAIDVALHDAWGRALGLPVHDLLGGRFRDAVDVTWALGAAPSEELLTEIDEKIESRMHFSFKLKMGALSPEEDTRRVVDVARALRGRAGVRIDVNARWDRLTALKYLPRLVEGGVELIEQPTPGEQLEVLAEITRRVGVPVMADESVQTPHDALEVARRGAADVIALKTTKVGGLQKSKEIASIAKAAGIACHAATSLEGPIGTAASLHFACSEPGINHGSELFAPLLLAEELLTQPLRYADGRLHLPGGPGLGVELDPDAVKRFTRT from the coding sequence ATGACCGACCTCACCGTCCGATCCGTGCACAGCGTGATCCTCGACGTCCCCCTCATCAGGCCGCACAAGTTCGCGACGACCACCGCCGAGGTGCAGCCGATCCTGCTCGTGTCGGTCACCACGGCGGCCGGCGCCGTCGGACACGGCGAAGGTGTCGTTCCCGGAGGGCCCTGGTGGGGTGGCGAGTCCGTCGAGACGATGAAGGTGCTCATCGACCGGTACATGACCCCGCTCGTCATCGGACGACGCGTCGACGAGATCCCCCGCATCATGGCCGACCTGGAACGGGTGGTCGCCAACGCGCGGTTCGCCAAGGCCGCGATCGACGTCGCCCTGCACGATGCCTGGGGGCGGGCGCTCGGCCTACCGGTCCACGACCTGCTCGGCGGGCGGTTCCGCGACGCGGTGGACGTCACCTGGGCACTCGGGGCGGCCCCCTCGGAAGAACTCCTCACCGAGATCGACGAGAAGATCGAGTCCCGCATGCACTTCAGCTTCAAGTTGAAGATGGGAGCCCTTTCCCCGGAAGAGGACACCCGCCGGGTGGTCGACGTGGCGCGGGCTCTGCGGGGACGGGCCGGCGTGCGCATCGACGTCAACGCCCGGTGGGACCGCCTCACCGCGCTGAAGTACCTACCGCGCCTGGTCGAGGGGGGCGTCGAGCTGATCGAGCAGCCGACCCCGGGGGAACAGCTCGAGGTGCTCGCGGAGATCACGCGCCGCGTCGGGGTCCCCGTCATGGCGGACGAGTCCGTGCAGACCCCCCACGACGCCCTTGAGGTCGCCCGGCGGGGCGCAGCCGACGTCATCGCCCTGAAGACCACCAAGGTCGGGGGGCTGCAGAAGAGCAAGGAGATCGCGAGCATCGCCAAGGCGGCGGGCATCGCCTGCCACGCGGCGACGTCGCTCGAAGGGCCGATCGGCACCGCGGCATCCTTGCATTTCGCCTGCTCAGAGCCTGGGATCAACCACGGATCCGAGCTCTTCGCGCCCCTGCTGCTCGCCGAGGAGCTGCTCACCCAGCCGCTGCGCTACGCGGATGGGCGACTACACCTACCCGGCGGGCCGGGCCTCGGTGTCGAACTCGACCCCGATGCCGTCAAACGGTTCACCCGAACGTGA
- a CDS encoding VOC family protein codes for MDITIHASFLPHNDPDASLAFYRDTLGFEVRDDVGYGGMRWITVGPAGQPHTSIVLEPPAVDGCGITDDERRTIVEMMAKGTYAGINLATADLDGTFERLQAGDAEVVQEPTEQPYGVRDCAVRDPAGNLIRIQELR; via the coding sequence ATGGACATCACCATTCACGCGAGCTTCCTCCCGCACAACGACCCGGACGCCTCCCTGGCCTTCTACCGCGACACCCTCGGCTTCGAGGTCCGCGACGACGTCGGATACGGCGGGATGCGCTGGATCACGGTCGGGCCCGCCGGCCAGCCCCACACGTCCATCGTCCTGGAGCCGCCGGCTGTCGACGGCTGCGGCATCACCGACGACGAGCGCCGCACCATCGTCGAGATGATGGCCAAGGGCACCTACGCCGGCATCAACCTGGCCACCGCCGACCTCGACGGCACCTTCGAGCGGCTGCAGGCCGGCGACGCCGAGGTCGTCCAGGAGCCGACCGAGCAGCCGTACGGCGTTCGCGACTGCGCCGTCCGCGATCCCGCGGGCAACCTGATCCGCATCCAGGAGCTGCGCTGA
- a CDS encoding helix-turn-helix transcriptional regulator — MTSRPAAAQHLRDLARLRRVRDRIDREYAQPLDVEALARGVNMSAGHLSRQFRLAYGESPYGYLMTRRIERAMALLRRGDLSVTEACFAVGCSSLGTFSSRFTELVGVPPSVYRRHAARATAGMPPCVAKQVTRPIRNREAPAPEPHLA; from the coding sequence GTGACCAGCAGACCCGCCGCAGCGCAGCACCTGCGCGACCTCGCGCGGCTGCGCCGCGTCCGCGACCGGATCGACCGGGAGTACGCGCAGCCGCTGGACGTCGAGGCGCTCGCCCGCGGCGTGAACATGTCGGCCGGGCACCTCAGCCGCCAGTTCCGGCTCGCCTACGGCGAGTCGCCGTACGGCTACCTGATGACGCGGCGCATCGAGCGCGCGATGGCGCTGCTGCGCCGTGGCGACCTCAGCGTCACCGAGGCCTGCTTCGCGGTCGGCTGCTCGTCGCTGGGCACCTTCAGCAGTCGCTTCACCGAGCTGGTCGGTGTGCCGCCCAGCGTCTATCGGCGCCATGCGGCACGCGCGACGGCGGGGATGCCGCCGTGCGTGGCGAAACAGGTGACCAGACCGATCAGGAATCGAGAAGCGCCGGCCCCCGAGCCGCATCTAGCGTGA
- the benB gene encoding benzoate 1,2-dioxygenase small subunit encodes MTAATATAITRNEVEQFLYREARLLDDRRFEDWLECYHPDSEYWMPAWDDNDELTEDPQREISLIYYPNRGGIEDRVFRIRTDRSSATSLPEPRTGHNITNVEVLERREGEVDVRYNWLSLYYRYQTTDTYFGTAFVTLDVTGDRPLIRKKKIVLKNDCVHHVVDIYLL; translated from the coding sequence ATGACCGCTGCAACCGCAACCGCGATCACCCGAAACGAGGTCGAGCAGTTCCTCTACCGCGAGGCCCGGCTGCTCGACGACCGCCGGTTCGAGGACTGGCTCGAGTGCTACCACCCGGACTCCGAGTACTGGATGCCCGCCTGGGACGACAACGACGAGCTGACCGAGGACCCCCAGCGCGAGATCTCGCTCATCTACTACCCGAACCGCGGCGGGATCGAGGACCGCGTCTTCCGCATCCGCACGGACCGCTCCAGCGCGACCTCCCTCCCGGAGCCGCGCACCGGTCACAACATCACCAACGTCGAGGTGCTCGAGCGGCGCGAAGGCGAGGTCGACGTCCGCTACAACTGGCTGTCCCTCTACTACCGCTACCAGACGACCGACACCTACTTCGGTACGGCGTTCGTCACGCTCGACGTCACCGGGGATCGACCGCTGATCCGCAAGAAGAAGATCGTCCTGAAGAACGACTGCGTGCACCACGTGGTGGACATCTACCTCCTTTGA
- the catC gene encoding muconolactone Delta-isomerase, which produces MPSNGSPEREQETHMALFHVRMDVHIPRDLEEKVRVDTVAREKEYAQELQREGRWLHLWRIVGQYSNISIFDVESADELHELLWGLPLFPYMDITIMPLTRHGSAIT; this is translated from the coding sequence ATGCCGTCAAACGGTTCACCCGAACGTGAACAGGAGACACACATGGCACTCTTTCACGTGCGAATGGATGTCCATATCCCCCGGGACCTGGAGGAGAAGGTCCGCGTCGACACGGTCGCCCGGGAGAAGGAGTACGCGCAGGAACTCCAGCGCGAGGGAAGATGGCTTCACCTGTGGCGGATCGTCGGGCAGTACTCCAACATCAGCATCTTCGATGTCGAGTCGGCGGACGAACTCCATGAACTGCTGTGGGGGCTTCCGCTCTTCCCCTACATGGACATCACGATCATGCCCTTGACCAGGCACGGCTCCGCAATCACGTAG
- a CDS encoding IclR family transcriptional regulator domain-containing protein, with product MPNTDRDFIQSIERGFAVLIAFDERNPNPTLAEIAAETGLSRPAVRRILLTLQRLGYVNGVDGRWSLTPRVLSIGQHFSATHALTEAAQPHLLRIAEETGESASLGVLDGTEVVYAARVPVRRIMSINVSVGTRVPAYATSMGRALLAWSPEDRVSWVIENSRFERLGPATVTDPDELRAELADIRRRGYAITSEELERGLISLAVPVRDATGGAVGVLASSTSTGRSTLDEFRTEVEPLLTRAARRLSIDMGFREVPRS from the coding sequence GTGCCGAACACCGACCGCGACTTCATTCAGAGCATCGAGCGAGGGTTCGCTGTTCTCATCGCGTTCGACGAGCGCAACCCGAATCCGACGCTCGCCGAGATCGCCGCTGAGACCGGCCTCTCTCGTCCCGCGGTCCGCCGAATCCTCCTGACGCTGCAGCGACTCGGATACGTGAACGGGGTCGATGGACGCTGGAGCCTCACCCCTCGGGTCCTGAGCATCGGACAGCACTTCTCGGCCACTCACGCACTGACCGAGGCCGCTCAGCCTCATCTGCTGCGGATCGCCGAGGAGACGGGGGAGTCGGCCTCACTCGGAGTCCTCGACGGCACCGAGGTCGTCTACGCCGCCCGCGTCCCTGTGCGCCGCATCATGAGCATCAACGTGTCCGTCGGCACCCGGGTGCCCGCCTACGCCACCTCCATGGGGCGCGCACTCCTCGCCTGGTCACCGGAGGACCGGGTGTCCTGGGTGATCGAGAACTCCCGGTTTGAACGGCTGGGCCCCGCCACCGTCACGGACCCCGACGAGCTGCGCGCAGAACTGGCCGACATCCGCCGGCGTGGTTACGCGATCACCTCCGAAGAGCTCGAACGAGGTCTCATCTCCCTCGCCGTTCCGGTGCGAGACGCGACGGGCGGGGCCGTCGGCGTGCTGGCGAGCTCCACCTCCACGGGCCGCTCGACGCTCGACGAATTCCGCACGGAGGTGGAGCCGCTCCTCACGCGAGCGGCCCGACGGCTGAGCATCGACATGGGCTTCCGGGAGGTGCCCCGGTCCTGA